TGTGGAGCTGCACGGCGGCGAGCTCCGGATCGACAGCCAACTCGGCAAAGGGACGGCCGTCACGGTCCGGCTGCCGCTGATCAACAAGGAGCCGGCCGAACCCATAGCGGAACGTCAGGAATAGAACCGGCGGGCCTGAACATGGAACCGGCCGAGCCAAAAGCGGAACGTCAGGAATAGAACCGGCTTCGGGGTGGCCCTGACGTCATGGGCGGCTCTTTCCGGCAAGGAGCTGGCTGAGCCCATGGCGAGCGGGGCAAGCCTGACGTCACGAACTGCCCTTTCCGGTGGGAGCGCTGTGGCTCCGGCCGCCAATAATCGGCGCAATCCCGGGGGGGGGGGGGGCTTTGTACCCCCGATTCATCGTTCTGAAATAAAGGTGTGCCGGCTGCCGGCACACCTTTTCCCTTATTCCTTATAAAACAATTGTTTATGTTTAACGCTTACATACGCGATGGACGCAGCAAGTCCCGCGAGCAGCACAAAGCCAAGCCAGTGGCGGCCGACCCATTCCAGCCAAAGGGGCATCGCCGTTCCTCCCTTTCTGTAGGTGTCATACGAGTAGTATGCGGCGGGCATTGGAAGGCGTACACCCGGTAACATTTGCATCGGCCGACAGCCGTCCTGCGCGCCGCGAAGGAGACAAGCGGTGCGTATATGTGGTTTAATAGACTGCAGGGCGGAAAAGCCTGACAATCGAAGGCGAAAGGTGGAATGCGCATGGCTCGCCATACACGCATGAAATTCCGGTCTGTGTCCGTAATTGGCATGACCGCGCTTATCCTGTCCGGCCTCCTGGCGGGCTGCAGCGGCGGCGAAACGAATCCGAAGCCGTCCGCCGGCGATACGAATCCGGCGCCGCCGCTTGTGCAGCCGCAGCATCACAACGAGGAAACGAACGTTACGCCGCCGAAGCCGGCCTATACCGCGCCGCTGACCGGTCTGCCCTCCCAGCGAGAGGTGACGAACCGGCCGTTTGCGGTCATGATCAACAACCTGAAGCCGGCCCGTCCGCAGTCGGGGCTGCCCCATGCCGACGTCGTGTGGGAGGTGCTGGCCGAGGGCGGCATCACGCGGCTCGTGGCCATTTTTCAAAGCGACGACAGCTTCACCGGTCCGATCGGTCCGATCCGCAGCATCCGGCCTTACCTGATCCAGATCGGAGAGTCGTACGGCGGCGTGCTGGTCCATTCCGGCGCGAGCAACGACGCCCTGGCGCTGCTGCAGCATTCCGGCAAGGCCGACATGGACGAAATCAACAATGCGAGCGCCTACTTCTACCGCGACAAGTCGCGCAAAGCGCCGCACAATTTGTATTCGACGCTGAGCAAGCTGCAGGAAGGCGCGTCCAAACGGCACTACGACCGGGACGTGAAAGTTCCTGCGTTCTCCTTTGCGGAAGACGGAGCGACGGGCGGAGGGACGCCGGCGGAGAAGGTGGCCATTCATTTTCTGCTGAAAAGCTACCGGGTTTCCTATACGTACGACC
This genomic window from Paenibacillus humicola contains:
- a CDS encoding DUF3048 domain-containing protein — translated: MARHTRMKFRSVSVIGMTALILSGLLAGCSGGETNPKPSAGDTNPAPPLVQPQHHNEETNVTPPKPAYTAPLTGLPSQREVTNRPFAVMINNLKPARPQSGLPHADVVWEVLAEGGITRLVAIFQSDDSFTGPIGPIRSIRPYLIQIGESYGGVLVHSGASNDALALLQHSGKADMDEINNASAYFYRDKSRKAPHNLYSTLSKLQEGASKRHYDRDVKVPAFSFAEDGATGGGTPAEKVAIHFLLKSYRVSYTYDPATKLYARFINGEPHTDLTTNTQLTTANIAVIGAKHRTYDDYGRLDIDLDSGGPAMLIQLGKAVQCEWKRGADGAIHLMKDGRELSMVPGKTYYHVVPMTPTFAGHIEIT